Proteins encoded together in one Candidatus Binatus sp. window:
- a CDS encoding NAD(P)-dependent oxidoreductase: MSGQVLIVDPARNDILYNPVQTGLLERGHKVMRYPSFDQFLSDRRALETADILFALGVSIKRDVMAQMPRLRAVMSPVTGTDGIDEAAATDLGIIVGNGQIPENSESMAEATVMLMLACLYDLHGSEEVLRKDQPHPMPVRAQMAKGKLFGLIGFGQIARAIVRRLEGWNVRIQTYAPRLRSPLPAHVERVELEHLLRTSDVVSVLCPLNDETRGMLNAERLAMLKPGAIFVNTARGKIADEAALYELVRKKHVRRIASDVFDIEPPPPGSILRQLPNRDAILTPHLVGHTAEVIDALPKASLDSVERIMAGEPPLYVRNPEVLPRWNQRWGPGHAAT, encoded by the coding sequence ATGAGTGGTCAGGTTCTTATAGTCGATCCAGCCCGCAATGACATCCTTTACAACCCCGTCCAGACCGGCTTGTTGGAGCGTGGACACAAAGTCATGCGCTATCCGAGCTTCGATCAGTTCCTGAGCGACAGGCGGGCGTTGGAGACGGCGGACATCCTGTTTGCGCTGGGAGTTTCGATCAAGCGGGACGTGATGGCGCAGATGCCGCGGCTGCGCGCCGTGATGTCGCCGGTCACCGGCACCGACGGAATCGACGAGGCGGCCGCCACGGATCTCGGTATAATCGTCGGCAACGGCCAAATTCCGGAAAACTCGGAGAGCATGGCGGAGGCGACGGTGATGCTGATGCTCGCATGCCTGTACGATCTGCATGGGTCGGAGGAAGTTCTGCGCAAGGACCAGCCGCATCCGATGCCGGTGCGGGCGCAAATGGCGAAAGGCAAGCTATTCGGCCTGATCGGATTCGGCCAGATCGCGCGTGCGATCGTGCGGCGGCTCGAAGGTTGGAACGTCAGGATTCAGACCTACGCGCCGCGCCTGCGATCGCCGCTGCCCGCGCACGTCGAGCGCGTCGAGCTCGAGCATCTGCTTAGGACCAGTGACGTCGTGAGCGTGCTATGTCCGCTGAACGATGAGACGCGCGGGATGCTCAACGCGGAACGGCTGGCGATGCTCAAGCCGGGCGCGATTTTCGTCAACACGGCGCGCGGCAAGATCGCGGACGAGGCGGCGCTCTACGAACTTGTGCGCAAGAAGCATGTCCGCCGCATCGCGAGCGACGTATTCGATATCGAGCCACCGCCGCCGGGCAGCATCCTGCGACAACTGCCGAACCGCGACGCGATCCTTACGCCGCATCTGGTGGGCCACACGGCCGAGGTGATCGACGCGCTGCCTAAGGCGTCACTCGATAGTGTCGAACGAATCATGGCGGGCGAGCCGCCACTTTACGTACGCAATCCGGAAGTCCTCCCGCGATGGAATCAACGCTGGGGTCCGGGGCACGCAGCAACGTGA